One Streptomyces sp. ML-6 genomic region harbors:
- a CDS encoding ABC transporter substrate-binding protein, translating to MQSIRLRILAIIGVLLVVGVGVWQLLPSSDVDETPIAVGTTDVVTSLDPAGAYDAGSWAIYSNLYQSLLTFKPGATVPEPDAAESCGFVGQKLQTYQCKLRDDLTFSNGRPITAADVKYSIDRMLKIKTEAGPWVLFPSLKNVVTEGRTITFNLSSRDATFPQKLATGAGSIVDRASYPADKLRSGNTVDGSGPFTLKSYRSGVIAELVPNPRYKGALKETGVPVTVRYYENSDKLLAAWEGKRIDITHRELPPATIAELNPGDPDLRVTEADSAEIRNLVFNVRPGSPMADKKVRQAVASIVDRGPLVSNVYKSTVEPLYSLIPQGYIGHSTPFFDAYPTPDPERARKLLDEAGVQTPVRIKFGYGGGDEIQAKETEELRRQLEEDGLFKLEVHAVEWTKFQKEYAAGKYDAYTVGWFPDYPDPDTFSQPLVGRGNALHNGYSSKKVDSLIGSTLQYSDRGRTTDDFKSLQAQVGEDVPLIPLWQKKEYSVSTTSVAGSQYLSDGTGIWRLWELRRI from the coding sequence ATGCAGTCGATCCGGCTACGGATTCTTGCGATCATCGGGGTTCTGCTTGTCGTGGGCGTCGGGGTCTGGCAGCTGCTCCCCTCGAGCGATGTGGACGAGACCCCGATCGCGGTCGGTACCACGGACGTGGTCACCTCGCTGGACCCGGCCGGTGCGTACGACGCGGGTTCCTGGGCGATCTACAGCAACCTCTACCAGTCCCTCCTGACCTTCAAGCCCGGGGCGACCGTCCCCGAGCCCGACGCCGCCGAGAGCTGCGGATTCGTCGGCCAGAAGCTTCAGACGTACCAGTGCAAGCTCCGTGACGACCTGACCTTCTCCAACGGCCGGCCGATCACCGCGGCCGATGTCAAGTACTCCATCGACCGCATGCTCAAGATCAAGACGGAAGCCGGCCCGTGGGTGCTGTTCCCGAGCCTGAAGAACGTCGTGACCGAGGGCCGCACCATCACGTTCAACCTCTCCTCGCGCGACGCGACCTTCCCGCAGAAGCTCGCCACGGGAGCCGGTTCGATCGTCGACCGCGCGTCGTACCCGGCGGACAAGCTCAGGAGCGGCAACACGGTCGACGGCTCGGGGCCCTTCACTTTGAAGTCGTACCGGTCGGGCGTCATCGCCGAGCTGGTCCCCAACCCCCGGTACAAGGGCGCGCTGAAGGAGACCGGCGTCCCGGTCACCGTGCGCTACTACGAGAACTCGGACAAGCTCCTGGCCGCATGGGAGGGCAAGCGGATCGACATCACGCACCGCGAGCTGCCGCCGGCCACGATCGCCGAGCTGAACCCCGGTGACCCCGACCTGCGCGTCACCGAGGCGGACAGCGCCGAGATCCGCAACCTCGTCTTCAACGTCCGCCCCGGTTCCCCGATGGCCGACAAGAAGGTCCGGCAGGCGGTCGCCTCGATCGTCGACCGCGGGCCCCTGGTGAGCAACGTCTACAAGAGCACCGTCGAGCCGCTCTACTCGCTGATACCGCAGGGGTACATCGGGCACAGCACGCCGTTCTTCGACGCCTACCCGACGCCCGACCCCGAGCGCGCCAGGAAGCTGCTGGACGAAGCCGGCGTGCAGACGCCGGTGCGCATCAAATTCGGCTACGGCGGTGGCGACGAGATCCAGGCGAAGGAGACCGAGGAGCTCCGCCGCCAGCTGGAGGAGGACGGGCTGTTCAAGCTGGAGGTCCACGCCGTCGAGTGGACGAAGTTCCAGAAGGAGTACGCGGCCGGCAAGTACGACGCGTACACGGTCGGCTGGTTCCCCGACTACCCGGACCCCGACACCTTCAGCCAGCCGCTGGTCGGCCGGGGCAACGCCCTCCACAACGGCTACTCCAGCAAGAAGGTGGACAGCCTGATCGGCTCCACGCTGCAGTACAGCGACCGGGGCCGCACCACGGACGACTTCAAGTCCCTCCAGGCGCAGGTCGGCGAGGACGTGCCGCTGATCCCGTTGTGGCAGAAGAAGGAGTACTCCGTCAGCACGACGAGCGTGGCCGGCTCGCAGTACCTCTCGGACGGTACCGGCATCTGGCGACTCTGGGAGCTGCGCCGGATCTGA
- the sdhA gene encoding succinate dehydrogenase flavoprotein subunit — protein sequence MQIHKYDTVIVGAGGAGMRAAIESTKRSRTAVLTKLYPTRSHTGAAQGGMAAALANVEEDNWEWHTFDTIKGGDYLVDQDAAEILAKEAIDSVLDLEKMGLPFNRTPEGRIDQRRFGGHSRNHGEAPVRRSCYASDRTGHMILQTLYQNCVKEGVEFFNEFYVLDLLLQEVDGVKKSAGVVAYELATGEIHVFQAKSIIFASGGTGKFFKVTSNAHTLTGDGQAAAWRRGLPLEDMEFFQFHPTGIWRMGILLTEGARGEGGILRNKDGERFMEKYAPVMKDLASRDVVSRSIYTEIREGRGCGPEGDHVYLDLTHLPPEQLDAKLPDITEFARTYLGIEPYTDPIPIQPTAHYAMGGIPTNVEGEVLADNTTVVPGLYAAGEVACVSVHGANRLGTNSLLDINVFGRRAGIAAAEYSAKHDFVELPENPAQLVEEQVERLRNSTGTERVAALRQELQECMDANVMVFRTEQTIKTAVDKIAELRRRYLDVSIQDKGKRFNTDLLEAIELGNLLDLAEVMATSALARKESRGGHYREDYPNRDDVNFMRHTMAYREVAADGTESIRLDYKPVVQTRYQPMERKY from the coding sequence ATGCAGATCCACAAGTACGACACCGTCATCGTCGGCGCCGGCGGCGCCGGTATGCGCGCGGCCATCGAGTCCACGAAGCGCAGCCGCACCGCCGTGCTCACCAAGCTCTACCCCACCCGCTCCCACACGGGCGCCGCGCAGGGCGGCATGGCCGCCGCGCTGGCCAACGTGGAGGAGGACAACTGGGAGTGGCACACCTTCGACACGATCAAGGGCGGTGACTACCTGGTCGACCAGGACGCCGCCGAGATCCTGGCGAAGGAGGCCATCGACTCCGTCCTCGACCTGGAGAAGATGGGCCTGCCGTTCAACCGCACGCCCGAGGGCCGCATCGACCAGCGCCGCTTCGGCGGGCACAGCCGCAACCACGGCGAGGCCCCCGTCCGCCGGTCCTGCTACGCCTCGGACCGCACCGGCCACATGATCCTCCAGACGCTGTACCAGAACTGCGTCAAGGAGGGCGTGGAGTTCTTCAACGAGTTCTACGTCCTCGACCTGCTGCTCCAGGAGGTCGACGGGGTCAAGAAGTCCGCGGGCGTCGTCGCGTACGAGCTGGCGACCGGCGAGATCCACGTCTTCCAGGCGAAGTCGATCATCTTCGCCTCCGGCGGCACCGGCAAGTTCTTCAAGGTGACGTCGAACGCGCACACCCTGACCGGTGACGGCCAGGCCGCCGCCTGGCGCCGCGGGCTGCCGCTGGAGGACATGGAGTTCTTCCAGTTCCACCCGACGGGCATCTGGCGCATGGGCATCCTGCTGACGGAGGGCGCCCGCGGTGAGGGCGGCATCCTCCGCAACAAGGACGGCGAGCGCTTCATGGAGAAGTACGCGCCGGTCATGAAGGACCTCGCGTCCCGTGACGTCGTGTCCCGCTCCATCTACACGGAGATCCGCGAGGGCCGCGGCTGCGGTCCCGAGGGCGACCACGTCTACCTCGACCTCACGCACCTGCCGCCGGAGCAGCTGGACGCCAAGCTCCCGGACATCACCGAGTTCGCGCGCACGTACCTCGGCATCGAGCCCTACACGGACCCGATCCCGATCCAGCCGACCGCGCACTACGCCATGGGCGGCATCCCGACCAACGTCGAGGGCGAGGTGCTGGCCGACAACACCACCGTCGTCCCGGGCCTGTACGCCGCCGGCGAGGTCGCGTGCGTGTCCGTGCACGGCGCCAACCGCCTGGGCACCAACTCGCTGCTCGACATCAACGTCTTCGGGCGTCGCGCGGGCATCGCCGCCGCCGAGTACTCCGCGAAGCACGACTTCGTCGAGCTTCCCGAGAACCCGGCGCAGCTGGTCGAGGAGCAGGTCGAGCGCCTGCGCAACTCGACGGGCACCGAGCGCGTCGCGGCGCTCCGCCAGGAGCTGCAGGAGTGCATGGACGCCAACGTGATGGTGTTCCGCACCGAGCAGACCATCAAGACGGCCGTCGACAAGATCGCCGAGCTGCGCAGGCGCTACCTCGACGTGTCCATCCAGGACAAGGGCAAGCGGTTCAACACGGACCTCCTGGAAGCCATCGAGCTGGGCAACCTGCTCGACCTGGCCGAGGTCATGGCGACCTCCGCGCTGGCCCGCAAGGAGTCCCGCGGCGGTCACTACCGCGAGGACTACCCGAACCGCGACGACGTCAACTTCATGCGCCACACCATGGCGTACCGCGAGGTCGCGGCCGACGGCACCGAGTCGATCCGGCTCGACTACAAGCCGGTCGTCCAGACCCGCTACCAGCCGATGGAGCGTAAGTACTGA
- a CDS encoding metallophosphoesterase — translation MVVVVLALFGGVHRYLWCRLVRDTTAGGGALRRAGTAAAFVLPLLSLGALVSGRVGAPFPLQQALAWPGYLWLAAVLYLTLALLVGEAVRPVLRRVLARRADRAGSGGGGAREPGTDDGSHPDRSPAAEPTGPTELAEPAEVAASTGPVTGSRQAATEGADGTAGAAGAPGSLAVATAAGDAPAPDAPSTVDASAPRRPLGPSRRLFVSRIVGGAAAVAGLGTVGLGAHGVLRGPRVERVTVPLAKLPRSAHGFRIAVVSDIHLGPILGSAHTRRIVDTINRTGPDLIAVVGDLVDGTVADLGPAAEPLAGLRARHGSFFVTGNHEYYSGAAQWIDQVRELGLHPLENARVEIDGFDLAGVNDVAGESEGQGPDFARALGDRDRARAAVLLAHQPVVIHDAVAHGVDLQLSGHTHGGQLWPGNLIAGLANPTVAGLDRYGDTQLYVSRGAGAWGPPVRVGAPSDITVVELASLRA, via the coding sequence ATGGTGGTCGTGGTGCTCGCGCTGTTCGGCGGCGTGCACCGCTACCTGTGGTGCCGACTGGTCCGTGACACGACGGCCGGGGGCGGCGCCCTGCGCAGGGCCGGCACCGCGGCCGCGTTCGTCCTGCCGCTGCTGAGCCTCGGCGCCCTGGTCTCCGGCCGTGTGGGGGCGCCCTTCCCGCTCCAGCAGGCGCTGGCCTGGCCCGGCTACCTCTGGCTGGCCGCGGTGCTGTACCTGACCCTGGCCCTGCTGGTGGGGGAGGCGGTACGGCCGGTCCTGCGCCGGGTGCTCGCGAGGCGGGCGGACCGGGCGGGAAGCGGTGGGGGCGGGGCACGGGAGCCCGGTACGGATGACGGGAGCCACCCGGACCGCTCCCCGGCCGCGGAGCCGACCGGGCCGACCGAGTTGGCCGAGCCGGCCGAGGTGGCCGCGTCGACCGGGCCGGTCACCGGATCCCGGCAGGCCGCGACGGAGGGAGCCGACGGGACGGCCGGTGCGGCCGGCGCACCCGGCTCCCTGGCGGTCGCCACCGCCGCCGGCGACGCGCCGGCCCCCGACGCCCCGAGCACTGTCGACGCCTCCGCCCCGCGCCGCCCCCTCGGCCCCTCGCGCCGGTTGTTCGTCTCCCGGATCGTCGGCGGTGCCGCCGCCGTCGCGGGGCTCGGGACGGTCGGCCTGGGCGCCCACGGGGTGCTGCGCGGGCCGAGGGTCGAGCGGGTCACCGTCCCGCTCGCCAAACTGCCCCGCTCCGCGCACGGCTTCCGGATCGCCGTCGTCAGCGACATCCACCTCGGCCCGATCCTCGGCAGCGCCCACACCCGGCGGATCGTCGACACGATCAACCGGACCGGGCCGGACCTGATCGCCGTCGTCGGCGACCTCGTCGACGGAACCGTCGCCGACCTCGGCCCGGCGGCGGAGCCGCTCGCCGGACTGCGCGCCCGGCACGGCAGTTTCTTCGTCACCGGAAACCACGAGTACTACTCCGGTGCGGCCCAATGGATCGACCAGGTACGCGAGTTGGGCCTCCACCCGCTGGAGAACGCCCGGGTGGAGATCGACGGGTTCGACCTCGCGGGCGTCAACGACGTCGCCGGGGAGAGCGAGGGGCAGGGCCCCGACTTCGCCCGCGCGCTCGGCGACCGGGACCGGGCCCGCGCCGCCGTCCTCCTCGCCCACCAGCCCGTCGTCATCCACGACGCCGTCGCCCATGGCGTGGACCTCCAGCTCTCCGGCCACACCCACGGCGGTCAGCTCTGGCCGGGCAACCTCATCGCCGGCCTGGCCAACCCCACCGTCGCCGGCCTCGACCGGTACGGCGACACCCAGCTCTACGTCTCGCGCGGCGCGGGCGCCTGGGGGCCGCCCGTGCGGGTCGGCGCCCCCTCCGACATCACCGTCGTGGAACTCGCCTCGCTTCGGGCCTGA
- a CDS encoding Uma2 family endonuclease, protein MTALPDWMRPPRAEGWFAEDLDHLPEAPRHTELIDGALVFMMSPQRSWHGRLITALTTTLMAQAPAGVEVEREMTIRLDARNRPEPDLLLTDLPYEPDRTWYAPEHVKLVVEVVSPESAHRDRTVKLHKYAEAGIPHYWCIEDEDGTPVVHVYELDRPTGAYAPAGIFRGSLRRPVPFEISLDLDKLTPPRSS, encoded by the coding sequence ATGACCGCACTGCCCGACTGGATGCGCCCGCCCCGCGCGGAAGGCTGGTTCGCGGAGGACCTGGATCACCTTCCCGAGGCCCCGCGCCATACCGAGCTGATTGACGGAGCCCTCGTATTCATGATGTCGCCCCAGCGGTCCTGGCACGGCCGCCTGATCACCGCTCTGACCACCACGCTGATGGCGCAGGCACCGGCCGGCGTAGAGGTCGAGCGAGAAATGACGATTCGCCTCGACGCCCGGAACCGCCCCGAGCCCGACCTCCTCCTGACTGACCTGCCGTACGAACCGGACCGTACCTGGTACGCCCCGGAGCACGTGAAGCTCGTCGTCGAGGTCGTCTCCCCCGAGTCCGCCCACCGCGACCGTACGGTCAAGCTCCACAAATACGCGGAGGCCGGCATCCCGCACTACTGGTGCATCGAGGACGAGGACGGCACACCTGTCGTCCACGTCTACGAGCTCGACCGGCCAACGGGCGCCTACGCGCCCGCCGGTATCTTCCGGGGCTCCCTCCGGCGCCCGGTGCCCTTCGAGATCAGTCTCGACCTGGACAAGCTCACACCTCCCCGAAGCAGCTGA
- a CDS encoding TetR family transcriptional regulator encodes MVKEVKDVKAVKAPKSEQTRALILETALRLFQERGYDRTTMRAIAQEAGVSVGNAYYYFTSKEHLVQGFYDRLAAEHAAAVQKVLDEEKDLAARMRGVLLTWLDVAEPYHRFAAQFFKNAADPESPLSPFSAQSVAAREAAIAIHRRCLDGSDTRTDPELDDYLPQLMWLVQMGLVLYWVYDRTEHAERSRRLVERCTPIGARVIALSRFRMLRPVVRQMHDVLEEFLPGAARAKDGPSGGPEPKKP; translated from the coding sequence GTGGTGAAGGAAGTGAAGGACGTAAAGGCAGTCAAGGCTCCCAAGAGCGAGCAGACCCGCGCCCTCATCCTCGAAACCGCGCTCCGGCTCTTCCAGGAACGCGGCTACGACAGGACGACGATGCGGGCCATCGCCCAGGAGGCGGGCGTCTCCGTCGGGAACGCCTACTACTACTTCACGAGCAAGGAACATCTCGTCCAGGGCTTCTACGACCGGCTCGCCGCCGAGCACGCGGCGGCCGTGCAGAAGGTCCTGGACGAGGAGAAGGACCTCGCGGCGCGCATGCGGGGGGTCCTGCTCACCTGGCTGGACGTGGCGGAGCCGTACCACCGCTTCGCCGCCCAGTTCTTCAAGAACGCCGCCGACCCGGAGAGTCCGCTCAGCCCGTTCTCGGCCCAGTCCGTCGCGGCGCGCGAGGCGGCGATCGCCATCCACCGGCGGTGCCTGGACGGCTCCGACACCCGCACCGACCCCGAACTGGACGATTACCTGCCGCAGTTGATGTGGCTGGTCCAGATGGGCCTGGTGCTGTACTGGGTGTACGACCGGACCGAGCACGCCGAACGCAGCCGCCGGCTGGTCGAGCGCTGCACCCCGATCGGCGCCCGCGTCATCGCGCTCTCCCGGTTCCGGATGCTGCGTCCGGTGGTGCGGCAGATGCACGACGTGCTGGAGGAGTTCCTGCCCGGCGCGGCGAGGGCCAAGGACGGGCCGTCCGGCGGACCGGAGCCGAAGAAGCCCTGA
- the sdhC gene encoding succinate dehydrogenase, cytochrome b556 subunit: protein MPAGTLYRGREGMWSWVAHRVTGVLIFFFLFVHVLDTALVRVSPEAYDDVVATYKTPIVALLEYGLVAAILFHALNGLRIIAVDFWAKGPRYQKQMLWSVVGIWVVLMVGALYPVLGHAVREVFGS from the coding sequence GTGCCGGCTGGAACGCTGTACCGCGGCCGGGAAGGCATGTGGTCCTGGGTGGCTCATCGAGTCACCGGTGTCCTCATTTTCTTCTTCCTGTTCGTACACGTCCTGGACACCGCTCTCGTCCGTGTCTCCCCCGAGGCGTACGACGACGTCGTGGCCACGTACAAGACGCCGATCGTCGCGCTCCTCGAATACGGCCTGGTGGCCGCCATTCTCTTCCACGCGCTGAACGGTCTGCGCATCATCGCCGTGGACTTCTGGGCCAAGGGTCCGCGGTACCAGAAGCAGATGCTCTGGTCCGTCGTGGGCATCTGGGTCGTGCTGATGGTCGGGGCGCTGTACCCCGTCCTCGGCCACGCCGTACGCGAAGTCTTCGGGAGCTGA
- a CDS encoding glycoside hydrolase family 20 protein has protein sequence MSPSRGALAAGAVLTAAAAATIAVVVWPEGSDSGLAGQTSASRASAPSSAAPSPTRSYPLSTAPRTIPAVREHRAARGPGWRPGPDGGVVVADGSGALADEGRLLAQELKIRYRGDVPARAGDVELAIVPGGGTPESYTLVVRDGRVRISGPDQAGVFYGTRTLKQSVRADGVMPEGEVRDRPDRPQRGLNLDIARKHYTAAWIEDRLREMADLKLNQLGLHFSDDQAFRIESDTHPEVVSPQHLTKAEVRRILGLAGRLHIEVVPEIDSPGHLGAVLRAHPGLQLRSASGRLSPGSLDISDPGAAKLVDELLGEYTELFDGAYWHLGADEYLALMARDPAASYPQLQRAAQRKYGAGAGIKDLATGWLNDRAAVVRPHGKQPKAWNDGFFRGGTVTADKNIEVEYWTGKEYGAREPEEYLREGRRVVNLNDEFLYYVLGQPNNFVYPTGERIYEQWTPLVLRGTKPVPARWSGRILGGRFAVWGDLPQAQTPDQVARGIRMPLRATAQKLWVPGKPALSWDEFRALAARIDGTG, from the coding sequence ATGTCGCCCTCACGCGGCGCCCTCGCGGCCGGCGCGGTCCTCACCGCGGCGGCCGCCGCGACGATCGCCGTCGTCGTCTGGCCGGAGGGCTCCGACAGCGGGCTCGCGGGGCAGACCTCGGCCTCCCGCGCCTCCGCGCCCTCCTCCGCCGCCCCCTCGCCGACCCGGAGCTACCCGCTCTCCACGGCCCCCCGCACCATCCCCGCCGTGCGGGAACACCGGGCGGCCCGCGGCCCCGGCTGGCGCCCCGGCCCGGACGGCGGGGTCGTCGTCGCCGATGGCAGCGGGGCGCTCGCGGACGAGGGGCGGCTGCTGGCCCAGGAGCTGAAGATCCGTTACCGGGGCGACGTCCCCGCCCGCGCGGGCGACGTGGAACTGGCGATCGTCCCGGGCGGCGGCACCCCCGAGTCGTACACCCTCGTCGTCCGCGACGGACGGGTGCGGATCAGCGGGCCCGACCAGGCGGGCGTCTTCTACGGGACCCGCACGCTGAAGCAGTCGGTGCGGGCCGACGGGGTGATGCCGGAGGGCGAGGTGCGCGACCGCCCCGACCGGCCGCAGCGCGGCCTCAACCTCGACATCGCGCGCAAGCACTACACCGCCGCCTGGATCGAGGACCGGCTGCGCGAGATGGCCGACCTCAAGCTCAACCAGCTGGGCCTGCACTTCTCCGACGACCAGGCCTTCCGCATCGAGTCCGACACCCACCCCGAGGTGGTGTCGCCGCAGCACCTCACCAAGGCGGAGGTGCGCCGGATCCTCGGGCTCGCGGGCCGGCTGCACATCGAGGTCGTCCCCGAGATCGACTCCCCGGGCCACCTCGGCGCGGTGCTGCGGGCCCACCCCGGCCTCCAGCTGCGCAGCGCCTCGGGCCGGCTCTCGCCCGGCTCGCTGGACATCTCCGACCCGGGGGCGGCGAAGCTCGTCGACGAACTCCTCGGCGAGTACACCGAGCTGTTCGACGGCGCGTACTGGCACCTCGGCGCCGACGAGTACCTGGCGCTGATGGCCCGCGACCCGGCCGCCTCGTACCCGCAGCTCCAGCGCGCCGCCCAGCGGAAGTACGGGGCGGGGGCCGGGATCAAGGACCTCGCCACCGGCTGGCTCAACGACCGCGCGGCCGTGGTGCGCCCGCACGGCAAGCAGCCCAAGGCGTGGAACGACGGCTTCTTCCGCGGCGGGACCGTCACCGCCGACAAGAACATCGAGGTCGAGTACTGGACGGGCAAGGAGTACGGCGCCCGCGAGCCGGAGGAGTACCTGCGCGAGGGGCGGCGGGTGGTGAACCTCAACGACGAGTTCCTCTACTACGTGCTCGGCCAGCCCAACAACTTCGTCTACCCGACGGGCGAGCGGATCTACGAGCAGTGGACCCCGCTCGTCCTGCGCGGCACCAAGCCGGTCCCGGCGCGCTGGTCGGGCCGGATCCTCGGCGGCCGGTTCGCCGTCTGGGGCGACCTCCCGCAGGCGCAGACCCCGGACCAGGTGGCGCGCGGCATCCGGATGCCGCTGCGGGCGACCGCCCAGAAGCTGTGGGTGCCGGGCAAGCCCGCGCTGAGCTGGGACGAGTTCCGGGCCCTGGCCGCCCGGATCGACGGGACGGGCTGA
- a CDS encoding succinate dehydrogenase iron-sulfur subunit yields MATPTLDKVETQSAASPYITATFRIRRFNPEVSDEAQWQDFQVTIDPKERVLDALHKIKWDMDGTLTFRRSCAHGICGSDAMRINGKNRLACKTLIKDINPDKPITIEAIKGLTVLKDLVVDMEPFFQAYRDVMPFLITKGNEPTRERLQSAEDRERFDDTTKCILCAACTSSCPVFWNDGQYFGPAAIVNAHRFIFDSRDEGGEQRLEILNDRDGVWRCRTTFNCTDACPRGIEVTKAIQEVKRALITRRF; encoded by the coding sequence ATGGCAACCCCGACTCTGGACAAGGTCGAGACGCAGTCCGCCGCCTCGCCGTACATCACGGCGACCTTCCGGATCCGCCGCTTCAACCCCGAGGTCTCCGACGAGGCCCAGTGGCAGGACTTCCAGGTCACGATCGACCCGAAGGAGCGTGTGCTCGACGCCCTTCACAAGATCAAGTGGGACATGGACGGGACCCTGACGTTCCGCCGCTCCTGCGCGCACGGCATCTGCGGCTCCGACGCGATGCGGATCAACGGCAAGAACCGGCTCGCCTGCAAGACCCTGATCAAGGACATCAACCCGGACAAGCCGATCACGATCGAGGCCATAAAGGGCCTCACGGTCCTCAAGGACCTCGTGGTCGACATGGAGCCGTTCTTCCAGGCGTACCGCGACGTCATGCCCTTCCTCATCACCAAGGGGAACGAGCCGACCCGCGAGCGCCTGCAGTCCGCCGAGGACCGCGAGCGCTTCGACGACACCACCAAGTGCATCCTGTGCGCCGCGTGCACGTCCTCGTGCCCGGTGTTCTGGAACGACGGCCAGTACTTCGGCCCGGCGGCGATCGTCAACGCGCACCGCTTCATCTTCGACTCGCGCGACGAGGGCGGCGAGCAGCGCCTGGAGATCCTCAACGACCGTGACGGCGTGTGGCGTTGCCGCACCACGTTCAACTGCACGGACGCCTGCCCGCGTGGCATCGAGGTCACCAAGGCGATCCAGGAGGTCAAGCGGGCGCTGATCACGCGCCGCTTCTGA
- a CDS encoding succinate dehydrogenase hydrophobic membrane anchor subunit, with amino-acid sequence MSTESSAAIGSVEAVSLYDVDNPAPVIEPPRKRTGKTPKGSRTNFEMYAWLFMRLSGIVLVVLVLGHLLIQLVLDGGVSKIGFAFVAGRWASPFWQVWDLTMLWLAMLHGANGLRTVINDYAERENTRFWLKMLLYTATVFTVLLGTLVIFTFDPNIR; translated from the coding sequence ATGTCCACCGAGTCCTCCGCCGCGATCGGCTCCGTCGAGGCCGTGAGCCTGTACGACGTCGACAACCCGGCCCCGGTCATCGAGCCGCCGCGCAAGCGCACCGGCAAGACCCCCAAGGGTTCGCGCACCAACTTCGAGATGTACGCCTGGCTCTTCATGCGCCTGTCGGGCATCGTCCTGGTCGTCCTGGTCCTGGGCCACCTGCTGATCCAGCTGGTGCTGGACGGCGGCGTCTCCAAGATCGGCTTCGCCTTCGTCGCGGGCCGCTGGGCCTCGCCGTTCTGGCAGGTCTGGGACCTGACGATGCTGTGGCTGGCCATGCTCCACGGCGCCAACGGCCTCCGTACGGTCATCAACGACTACGCCGAGCGTGAGAACACCCGCTTCTGGCTGAAGATGCTCCTGTACACCGCCACGGTGTTCACCGTCCTGCTGGGCACGCTGGTGATCTTCACCTTCGACCCGAACATCCGCTAG
- a CDS encoding 2-oxo-4-hydroxy-4-carboxy-5-ureidoimidazoline decarboxylase, with translation MPVQGPAPARGPARHPALDRFNAVPAAEAEAALLACCGSRRWAHRLTLHRPYPDLDALLAAADEAGYDLAPADLSEALTAEVSPGLHHAAPPSAHLALRAAHAAYESRFGHVFVICLDGMEPAEQPDQVLAAIRTRLGHEPDHERVVTADEMRRLARGRIIDLVSA, from the coding sequence CTGCCCGTCCAGGGGCCCGCGCCCGCCCGGGGTCCGGCCCGTCACCCGGCTCTCGACCGGTTCAACGCCGTGCCGGCCGCCGAGGCCGAGGCGGCCCTGCTGGCGTGCTGCGGCAGCCGTCGCTGGGCGCACCGGCTGACGCTCCACCGCCCCTACCCCGACCTCGACGCCCTGCTGGCCGCGGCCGACGAGGCGGGGTACGACCTGGCGCCCGCCGACCTCTCCGAGGCGCTCACCGCCGAGGTCTCCCCCGGTCTGCACCACGCCGCCCCGCCCTCCGCCCATCTCGCGCTGCGGGCCGCGCACGCCGCGTACGAGAGCCGCTTCGGCCATGTCTTCGTGATCTGCCTGGACGGCATGGAGCCGGCCGAGCAGCCCGACCAGGTGCTCGCCGCGATCCGGACCAGGCTGGGCCACGAACCCGACCACGAGCGGGTGGTCACGGCCGACGAGATGCGGCGGCTCGCCCGGGGCCGCATCATCGACCTGGTATCGGCTTGA
- a CDS encoding SCO4848 family membrane protein, with product MKLSRPVSWFLLAFGVWSWFIWITFVKNLWKDGSGLAFDDAGDPTAYFWVHLLLAITSFLLGTVIGVIGFRGVRALRRDRT from the coding sequence ATGAAGCTCAGCCGCCCCGTTTCCTGGTTCCTGCTCGCTTTCGGGGTGTGGAGCTGGTTCATCTGGATCACTTTCGTCAAAAACCTATGGAAGGACGGCAGCGGACTCGCCTTCGACGACGCGGGTGACCCGACTGCGTACTTCTGGGTGCATCTGCTGCTCGCGATCACGTCCTTTCTCCTGGGGACGGTCATCGGCGTGATCGGGTTCCGTGGTGTCAGGGCGCTGCGTCGCGACCGTACGTGA